A stretch of the Cygnus olor isolate bCygOlo1 chromosome 25, bCygOlo1.pri.v2, whole genome shotgun sequence genome encodes the following:
- the FTSJ3 gene encoding pre-rRNA 2'-O-ribose RNA methyltransferase FTSJ3, translated as MGKKSKAGRSRRDKFYHLAKETGFRSRSSFKLLQLNRKFQFLQKARALLDLCAAPGGWLQVASKFMPVSSLIVGVDLVPIKPIPNVVTLQEDITTEKCRQALRKELQTWKVDVVLNDGAPNVGASWVHDAYSQANLTLMALKLACEFLCKGGWFITKVFRSRDYQPLLWIFQQFFRKVQATKPQASRNESAEIFVVCQGYQAPDKIDSKFFDPKYAFKEVEVQAKSVSELVSKKKPKAEGYADGDTTLYHRFTLMDFLKAPNPVDFLSKANEITLGDGELENHSSTTEELRQCCKDIRVLGRKELRALLNWRTKLRRFLTKKLKEQAKELDINLSSGEEEEGREEEEKKMSPKATADEAGKEEEEEVELALAEMKAKELAELKRKKKKILKEQRKQRERVELKMDLPGVSIADGGDTSMFSLQTIHRTQLLNEVAQGDMASADALLEMQPGDDDICVSDPDEADDVSLASDLDPEELVEIEARQRRLEREKREQGAKRVKPKEEEEEEEDDEEENPLLVPLEEKSVLKERQTSLWFGKDAFAGIEDDADEDLELGQSQMLAERQRESQTDKAKRKGQKKKKAPQEDAMAEPQPAAGTAADADEAQAEQSSDDDDSSSDEERPPTPVERKRGRVEPCGFEVVPIEDPVKKARVLDAEGLALGSVIATSKKARRDLIDDSFNRYSFNEEEGELPEWFTEEEKQHRRKQIPLDRQTVEEYRQRWRQINARPIKKVAEAKARKKRRMLKKMEQMKKKAEAVVSTVDISEREKVAQLRRIYKKAGLGKEKRQVTYLVAKKGVGPRVRRPPGVKGQFKVVDSRLKKDVRAQMRKDQKKKRRK; from the exons ATGGGCAAGAAGAGCAAAGCGGGCCGGAGCCGGCGGGACAAGTTCTACCACCTGGCCAAGGAGACGG GCTTCCGTTCCCGCTCCTCCTTCAAGCTGCTCCAGCTCAACCGCAAGTTCCAGTTCCTGCAGAAGGCCCGGGCGCTGCTGGACCTGTGCGCGGCCCCCGGCGGGTG GCTGCAGGTGGCTTCCAAATTCATGCCGGTTTCCAGCTTGATCGTTG GAGTGGATTTGGTTCCTATCAAACCCATTCCCAACGTGGTGACGCTGCAGGAGGACATCACAACCGAGAAGTGTCGCCAG GCCCTGCGCAAGGAGCTGCAGACGTGGAAGGTGGACGTGGTGCTGAACGACGGAGCGCCCAATGTGGGAGCCAGCTGGGTGCACGATGCCTACTCCCAAG CCAACCTGACCCTCATGGCTCTGAAACTGGCCTGCGAGTTCCTCTGCAAAGGTGGCTGGTTCATCACCAAGGTTTTTCGCTCCCGGGACTACCAGCCGCTCCTCTGGATCTTCCAGCAGTTCTTCCGCAAGGTCCAGGCCACCAAGCCCCAAGCCTCCCGCAATGAATCCGCTGAGATCTTTGTGGTGTGCCAGG GTTATCAGGCGCCAGACAAAATTGACAGCAAGTTCTTTGACCCAAAATACGCCTTCAAGGAGGTCGAGGTCCAGGCCAAGTCCGTTAGCGAGTTGGTCAGCAAGAAGAAGCCAAAG gcagagggcTACGCGGACGGTGACACGACGCTCTACCATCGCTTCACCCTGATGGACTTTCTCAAGGCTCCCAACCCCGTGGACTTCCTCTCCAAGGCCAATGAG ATCACGCTGGGGGACGGGGAGCTGGAGAACCACAGTTCCACCACCGAGGAGCTGCGTCAGTGCTGCAAGGACATCCGCGTGCTGGGGCGCAAGGAGCTCAG AGCCCTGCTGAACTGGAGAACGAAATTGCGGCGTTTCTTGACCaaaaagctgaaagagcagGCAAAGGAGCTGGATATCAA CCTGAGCTCTGGCGAAGAGGAGGAAggccgggaggaggaggagaagaaaatgtcGCCAAAAGCCACAGCCGATgaggcagggaaagaggaagaggaggaggtagagCTGGCATTAGCAGAGATGAAGGccaaggagctggcagagctaaaaag aaaaaagaagaagatcTTGAAGGAACAGCGGAAGCAGCGTGAACGTGTGGAGCTGAAGATGGATCTCCCTGGTGTCTCCATCGCTGACGGTGGCGACACCAGCATGTTCTCCCTCCAGACTATCCACAGGACCCAG CTGCTGAATGAGGTGGCCCAGGGAGACATGGCATCAGCAGATGCCCTTCTGGAGATGCAACCGGGGGATGATGACATCTGCGTCTCTGATCCGGACGAAGCTGACGATGTGTCCCTGGCCAGTGATCTGGACCCAGAGGAGTTGGTGGAGATAGAGGCTCGTCAGCGCCGGCTGGAGCGGGAGAAGCGAGAGCAAGGTGCAAAGAG GGTGAAGCctaaggaggaggaagaagaggaggaagatgacGAAGAGGAGAATCCTCTCCTCGTGCCTCTGGAGGAGAAGTCAGTGCTGAAGGAGCGGCAGACCAGCCTGTGGTTTGGGAAG gatGCCTTTGCCGGCATTGAGGACGACGCGGATGAGGACCTGGAGCTGGGGCAGTCGCAGATGTTGGCTGAGAGACAGCGCGAGTCCCAGACAG ACAAAGCGAAGAGGAAAgggcagaagaagaagaaggctCCCCAGGAGGACGCCATGGCCGAGCCTCAGCCcgcagcaggcacagcagctgATGCCGATGAAGCacaggctgagcagagcagcgATGATGAtgacagcagcagtgatgaGGAGAG GCCACCAACACCGGTGGAGAGGAAGCGGGGCCGGGTCGAGCCGTGTGGCTTTGAGGTGGTGCCCATTGAGGACCCAG TGAAGAAAGCGCGCGTCCTGGATGCAGAGGGGCTGGCGCTTGGTTCCGTCATTGCCACCTCCAAAAAGGCCAGGCGGGACCTGATCGACGACTCGTTCAACAG GTACTCCTTCAACGAGGAGGAGGGAGAACTGCCAGAGTGGTTCacggaggaggagaagcagcaccGGCGCAAGCAGATACCCCTGGACCGGCAGACGGTTGAGGAGTATCGGCAGCGCTGGCGCCAAATCAACGCCCGCCCCATCAAGAAGGTGGCGGAGGCCAAGGCCCGAAAGAAGCGGCGG ATGCTGAAGAAGATGGAGCAGATGAAGAAGAAAGCGGAGGCCGTGGTGAGCACGGTGGATATCTCAGAGCGGGAGAAGGTGGCCCAGCTGCGGCG CATCTACAAGAAGGCCGGGCTGGGCAAGGAGAAGCGGCAGGTCACGTACCTGGTGGCTAAGAAGGGCGTAGGACCCCGGGTGCGTCGCCCCCCCGGTGTCAAGGGACAGTTCAAGGTTGTTGACAGCCGCCTGAAGAAGGATGTGAGGGCTCAGATGCGCAAAGACCAGAAGAAGAAACGCCGCAAGTGA
- the PSMC5 gene encoding LOW QUALITY PROTEIN: 26S proteasome regulatory subunit 8 (The sequence of the model RefSeq protein was modified relative to this genomic sequence to represent the inferred CDS: deleted 1 base in 1 codon), translating to MPAEKMAVDGPEQMEMDDGKGGTGLRQYYLSKIEELQLIVNEKSQNLRRLQAQRNELNAKVRLLREELQLLQEQGSYVGEVVRAMDKKKVLVKVHPEGKFVVDVDKNIDINDVTPNCRVALRNDSYTLHKILPNKVDPLVSLMMVEKVPDSTYEMIGGLDKQIKEIKEVIELPVKHPELFEALGIAQPKGVLLYGPPGTGKTLLARAVAHHTDCTFIRVSGSELVQKFIGEGARMVRELFVMAREHAPSIIFMDEIDSIGSSRLEGGSGGDSEVQRTMLELLNQLDGFEATKNIKVIMATNRIDILDSALLRPGRIDRKIEFPPPNEEARLDILKIHSRKMNLTRGINLRKIAELMPGASGAEVKGVCTEAGMYALRERRVHVTQEDFEMAVAKVMQKDSEKNMSIKKLWK from the exons ATGCCGGCGGAGAAGATGGCGGTGGACGGCCCCGAGCAG ATGGAGATGGACGACGGGAAGGGCGGCACGGGGCTGCGGCAGTACTACCTGTCCAAGATCGAGGAGCTGCAG CTCATTGTGAACGAGAAGAGCCAGAACCTGCGGCGCTTGCAAGCGCAGAGGAATGAGTTGAACGCCAAAG TGCGGCTGCTGCGGGAGGAGCTGCaactgctgcaggagcagggctcctATGTGGGGGAGGTGGTGAGAGCCATGGACAAGAAGAAAGTGCTCGTCAAG GTGCACCCAGAAGGGAAATTCGTGGTGGACGTGGACAAGAACATCGACATTAACGAC GTGACCCCCAACTGCCGCGTGGCCCTGCGCAACGACAGCTACACGCTGCACAAGATCTTGCCCAACAAAGTGGACCCTCTGGTGTCCCTGATGATGGTGGAGAAGGTCCCAGATTCCACTTACGAGATGATCGGCGGCTTGGACAAGCAGATAAAGGAGATCAAAGAAGTGATCGAGCTGCCGGTCAAGCACCCAGAACTCTTCGAGGCGCTGGGGATTGCCCAACCCAAG GGCGTGCTGCTCTACGGC CCCCCCGGCACGGGCAAGACCTTGCTGGCCAGGGCCGTGGCCCACCACACCGACTGCACCTTCATCCGCGTCTCGGGCTCTGAGCTGGTGCAGAAGTTCATCGGTGAAG GTGCCCGCATGGTCCGGGAGCTGTTTGTGATGGCCCGGGAGCACGCTCCCTCCATCATCTTCATGGATGAGATCGACTCCATCGGCTCCTCCCGCCTGGAGGGCGGCTCTGGCGGGGACAGCGAGGTGCAGCGCACGATGCTGGAGCTTCTCAACCAGCTCGATGGCTTTGAGGCCACCAAGAACATCAAG gtgaTCATGGCCACGAACCGGATCGACATCCTGGACTCGGCTCTGCTGCGCCCTGGCCGCATCGACAGGAAGATCGAGTTCCCCCCTCCCAACGAGGAG GCCCGGCTGGACATTCTCAAGATCCACTCTCGGAAAATGAACCTGACGCGGGGCATCAACCTGCGCAAGATTGCTGAGCTGATGCCGGGGGCATCGGGCGCAGAAGTGAAG GGGGTGTGCACAGAAGCTGGCATGTACGCGCTGAGGGAGAGGCGGGTGCACGTCACGCAAGAGGACTTCGAAATGGCTGTCGCCAAG GTGATGCAGAAGGACAGTGAGAAGAACATGTCCATCAAGAAGCTGTGGAAGTAA
- the LOC121059478 gene encoding LOW QUALITY PROTEIN: alpha-2-macroglobulin-like protein 1 (The sequence of the model RefSeq protein was modified relative to this genomic sequence to represent the inferred CDS: inserted 1 base in 1 codon), with translation MGSPAALPCLLLLILHLTAGGSAVLHYVVTSPAVIYHPHTATLWVHLSELPQPAQVTVQLQRAGGAGNITLLERKVQEPHVHLNVTFIAPAPSKGKEEIVDLHVSIQGDSLDVSKKKKVMLRALEPGIFIQTDKAVYKPGQQVKFRIVSLDKDFVASDKQLPLVFLKDPRGNRIAQWRDVSPRQGIVDLSLPLAAEPALGTYTIEVEGKTRSFSVEEYVLPKFEVTIDVPPIVLEKDKKLRVEICGRYTYGKPVQGKVQATVCRPFLFGWVMYVPGQSSPRTNCIEVGGQTEKNGCFSTEVLMASFNQTNGRLQKRVQVKASVVEEGTGLEMNNTKSFDILPEIYKVTFENTEGFYKRGIPYTGTMRLEGPGGSVPKEKQLVLIVRHQGEATRHSFLTDTSGRASFELDTSGWTGTVTLRGQVNESAHTQESSGSSPLYEXSFADLRPFVSKSQSFLHIHRLESKLPCSQPQQLQVDYIFNKEALGTELQRLDVVFLVMAKGTIATILRKELPVEAGLRGSFSLELPVGPELAPMATVLCYAVLHSGEMVADSTKLSLAKCLPNKVKLAFSEERALPGSALRLELEAAPSSLCAIRAVDRSVLLLKPEAELSMEEIYKLLPNFDSPGSIRDPEPCSPFWRHPRLSRTPPMRNTDVFLHSRRYFLPPPFWENFQVDAYKLFQDAALKLLTNAKIRTACEEWFDMPDLPDMGFVGPTGRRPHKALGREGLGRGVPSPDNIMFSSGYLMKNRMGIPAVVSRTLEVPPIQEEPPAPRSYFPETWLWDLVPVGEEGSVEVPVTVPDAITEWTAGMFCTAPTGLGIAPTVTLLTFKPFFVELALPYAVTRGEAFTLTATVFNYLRQCLRVRVTLAESAELEVSETAGGTYSGCVCADEARTFRWDVKATSLGEVNITISTEAINSEELCGNEEPVVPAQGRVDTVIKPLLVQPGGILVEKAHSSLLCQEAAEEVSLKLPANILEGSQRAHVTVMGDIMGNALQNVDRLLAMPYGCGEQNMVRFAPNIYIQQYLEKSGQLTPDIRAKAQGFLQSGYQRELLYKHADGSYSAFGESDASGNTWLTAFVLKSFGQARAYVAIEEQHITDALRWLQSQQLKTGCFRSVGKLFNNALQGGVSDELSLSAYVTAALLELGASPMEPMVSLALECLEASSTDDLYTQALLAYVCGLAGREEQRQARLQSLVQRGVSTEGQLFWQRKGKALPTESLWAAAAPAEVEMTAYVLLAHLTQPQVSSTDLARASQIVRWLSRQQNPYGGFASTQDTVVALQALAKYATLTYGSNGDFVVTVTAPGGSTQDFVLDASNRLVLQRAALHELPGLYAVQARGQGCALVQVTLRYNVPPPPSAGTFDLRVETEPKTCSADASARFRLLLRARYTGERPTTNMAVIEAKLPSGYIPDKGSVVELKRQKLVKKVEVQTDQVTIYLDQLTKEEETFVFTATQDFPVRNLQPATVTLYDYYETGDRTDAAYSAPCSSEADSQAKENF, from the exons ATGGGGTctccagcagccctgccctgcctgctccttcTCATCCTGCACCTCACAGCTGGAGGATCAGCAGTGCT GCATTACGTGGTCACGTCCCCAGCTGTGATCTACCACCCCCACACAGCGACGCTGTGGGTCCATCTCAGCGAactcccccagcctgcccaggtgACCgtccagctgcagagagcagggggGGCTGGCAACATCACCCTGCTGGAGAGGAAGGTGCAGGAGCCTCACGTGCATCTGAATGTCACCTTCATC GCTCCAGCCCCCTccaaggggaaggaggaaatcGTGGATCTGCACGTCTCAATCCAGGGAGATTCCCTGGATGTCTCCAAAAAGAAGAAGGTGATGCTGAGAGCCCTGGAGCCTGGGATCTTCATACAGACAGACAAGGCTGTCTACAAGCCTGGGCAGCAAG TGAAGTTTCGAATCGTCTCTTTGGATAAAGACTTCGTTGCCAGTGACAAGCAG CTGCCCCTCGTGTTCCTGAAG GACCCCAGAGGGAACCGCATCGCGCAGTGGCGAGACGTGAGCCCGCGGCAGGGCATTGTGGACCTGTCCCTCCCGCTGGCCGCGGAGCCAGCCCTGGGCACATACACCATTGAGGTGGAGGGGAAGACTCGCTCCTTCAGCGTGGAGGAATACG TGCTGCCCAAGTTCGAGGTGACCATTGACGTCCCCCCCATCGTGCTGGAGAAAGACAAGAAGCTTCGGGTGGAGATTTGTGGGAG GTACACCTATGGGAAACCCGTCCAGGGGAAGGTCCAGGCCACCGTGTGCAGGCCCTTCTTGTTCGGCTGGGTGATGTACGTTCCTGGGCAATCCTCACCAAGGACAAACTGCATCGAGGTTGGCGGGCAG ACCGAGAAGAACGGCTGCTTTTCGACAGAAGTTTTGATGGCTTCCTTCAACCAGACCAACGGCAGGCTTCAGAAGCGCGTGCAAGTCAAGGCGTCAGTGGTGGAGGAGGGGACAG ggctggaGATGAACAACACAAAGAGCTTTGACATTTTGCCTGAAATCTACAAGGTTACCTTCGAGAACACCGAAGGCTTTTACAAGCGTGGGATTCCCTACACCGGGACG ATGCGGCTGGAGGGACCTGGTGGCTCTGTCCCCAAGGAGAAGCAGCTGGTGCTCATCGTTCGCCATCAAGGAGAAGCTACAAGACACAGCTTCCTGACTGACACGTCGGGGAGAGCCTCCTTCGAGCTGGACACCTCTGGTTGGACTGGCACTGTCACCCTGCGT GGTCAAGTCAATGAGTCGGCTCACACCCAGGAGAGCAGTGGCTCGTCACCCCTCTATG GCAGCTTTGCGGACCTGCGCCCCTTCGTTTCGAAGAGCCAGAGCTTCCTGCACATTCACAGGCTGGAGAGcaagctgccctgcagccagccccagcagctccaggtggATTACATCTTCAACAAGGAAGCCTTGGGGACTGAGCTGCAGAGACTGGATGTGGTCTTCCTG GTCATGGCCAAGGGGACCATTGCCACCATCCTCAGGAAGGAGCTGCCCGTGGAGGCAG gGCTGAGAGGCTCCTTCTCCCTGGAACTGCCTGTTGGCCCCGAGCTGGCGCCCATGGCCACGGTGCTGTGCTATGCGGTGCTGCACAGCGGCGAGATGGTGGCTGACAGCACCAAGCTCAGCCTGGCCAAGTGCCTCCCCAACAAG GTGAAGCTGGCCTTTTCGGAGGAACGGGCGCTGCCTGGCTCGGCGctgaggctggagctggaggcagccccGAGTTCCCTGTGTGCCATCCGTGCCGTGGACCGGAGCGTGCTGCTCTTGAAACCTGAGGCTGAGCTCAGCATGGAGGAG ATCTACAAACTCCTGCCCAATTTTGACTCCCCTGGAAGCATTCGAGACCCAGAGCCCTGTTCACCTTTCTGGAGACATCCCCGCTTATCCCGCACCCCACCTATGAGAAACACAGACGTTTTTCTCCATTCAAGGAGGTATTTTTTACCTCCACCTTTCTGGGAAAATTTCCAGGTGGACGCCTACAAGTTATTTCAG gaCGCAGCACTGAAACTTCTCACCAATGCCAAGATCAGGACTGCTTGCGAAGAGTGGTTCGACATGCCTGACTTACCTGACATGGGCTTTGTGGGTCCTACAGGTCGGCGTCCTCACAAAGCACTCGGTAGagaggggctgggcaggggtgTCCCCTCTCCtg ATAACATAATGTTCTCTTCCGGATATCTGATGAAAAATAGGATGGGTATCCCTGCTGTCGTCAGCCGTACCTTAGAGGTACCTCCCATCCAGGAGGAGCCACCGGCTCCGCGGTCGTACTTCCCAGAGACGTGGCTGTGGGACCTGGTCCCCGTGGG ggaggagggCTCCGTGGAGGTGCCGGTGACGGTGCCCGATGCCATCACGGAGTGGACAGCCGGGATGTTCTGCACGGCGCCCACGGGCTTGGGGATAGCCCCTACCGTCACCCTCTTGACCTTCAAGCCCTTCTTCGTGGAGCTGGCGCTGCCCTATGCCGTGACCCGGGGCGAAGCCTTCACCCTGACCGCCACCGTCTTCAACTACCTGCGGCAGTGCCTGCGG GTTCGGGTGACGCTGGCGGAGTCGGCGGAGCTGGAGGTGTCAGAGACCGCGGGCGGGACATACAGCGGCTGCGTCTGTGCGGATGAAGCCAGGACCTTCCGGTGGGATGTGAAAGCCACCAGCCTGG GGGAGGTGAACATCACCATCAGCACCGAGGCCATAAACTCAGAGGAGCTCTGTGGTAATGAGGAGCCTGTGGTGCCAGCCCAGGGACGCGTGGACACCGTGATAAAGCCCTTGCTGGTGCAG CCCGGGGGCATCCTGGTGGAGAAGGcgcacagctccctgctctgccaggaaG ccGCTGAAGAAGTCTCCCTGAAGCTTCCTGCAAACATCTTGGAGGGCTCCCAGCGAGCCCACGTCACCGTGATGG gcGACATCATGGGCAACGCGCTGCAGAACGTGGACCGCCTCCTGGCCATGCCCTATGGCTGCGGGGAGCAGAACATGGTCCGCTTCGCCCCCAACATCTACATCCAGCAGTACCTGGAGAAGAGCGGGCAGCTGACCCCTGACATCCGTGCCAAGGCGCAGGGCTTCCTGCAGAGCG GGTACCAGCGAGAGCTGCTCTACAAGCACGCTGACGGCTCTTACAGTGCTTTTGGGGAGAGCGATGCCAGCGGCAACACCTG GCTGACGGCATTTGTCCTCAAGTCCTTCGGGCAAGCCAGAGCCTACGTGGCCATCGAGGAACAGCACATCACGGATGCTCTGCGCTGGCTGCAGAGTCAGCAGCTGAAGACGGGATGCTTCCGCAGTGTGGGCAAGCTCTTCAACAATGCCCTGCAG GGCGGTGTATCGGATGAGCTCTCGCTGTCGGCTTATGTCACGGCtgcgctgctggagctgggggcgTCCCCAATG GAACCCATGGTGAGCTTGGCCCTGGAGTGCCTGGAGGCTTCGAGCACCGACGACCTCTACACGCAGGCCCTGCTGGCCTACGTCTGCGGGCTGGCGGGGCGCGAGGAGCAGCGCCAAGCCCGGCTGCAGAGCCTTGTGCAGCGCGGCGTCAGCACAG AGGGGCAGCTCTTctggcagaggaaggggaaggctcTGCCCACGGAGTCCCTCTGGGCTGCGGCCGCGCCGGCAGAGGTGGAGATGACCGCCTATGTCCTCCTGGCACACCTGACCCAGCCCCAGGTGTCCTCCACCGACCTGGCCAGAGCCTCCCAAATTGTCCGCTggctcagcaggcagcaaaacCCCTACGGGGGCTTTGCCTCCACGCAG GACACCGTAGTGGCCCTGCAGGCTTTGGCCAAGTACGCCACTCTGACGTATGGCAGCAACGGGGACTTCGTGGTGACGGTGacagccccggggggctccaCGCAGGACTTCGTGCTGGACGCGAGCAATCGGCTGGTGCTGCAGCGGGCAGCCCTGCACGAGCTGCCGGGGCTGTACGCGGTGCAAGCCCGCGGGCAGGGCTGCGCCCTGGTGCAG GTGACCCTGCGCTACAACGTGCCACCACCGCCCAGCGCGGGGACGTTCGACCTCCGTGTGGAGACCGAGCCCAAGACGTGTAGTGCGGACGCCAGTGCCCGCTtccgcctcctcctccgggCACG GTACACCGGGGAGCGCCCCACCACCAACATGGCTGTCATCGAGGCCAAGCTGCCGTCTGGCTACATCCCGGACAAGGGCTCGGTGGTGGAG ctgaAGAGGCAGAAGCTGGTGAAGAAGGTGGAGGTGCAGACCGACCAGGTGACAATTTACCTGGACCAG CTGACGAAGGAGGAGGAGACCTTTGTCTTCACAGCCACGCAGGACTTCCCCGTGAGGAACCTCCAGCCGGCCACCGTGACGCTGTACGACTACTACGAGACGG GTGACCGCACGGATGCTGCCTACAGCGCTCCTTGCAGCTCAG AGGCTGACAGCCAGGCAAAGGAGAATTTCTAG